In Streptomyces longhuiensis, the following proteins share a genomic window:
- the dctA gene encoding C4-dicarboxylate transporter DctA — MTHTPHEATRIAATARTKPWYRQLYIQVLAAIVIGIVLGWQRPDLATAMEPIGTTFIAAMKMLIGPIVFLTIISGIAGVADLKKVGLTGLKALTYFQVGTIAALATGLVAINLFRLGDGVHADPSRLNTSGDAGQYIQQGEHQQWWEFLTNLVPHSFFGAFVEGDILQVIFLAVIFGIAIKSVGKVGEPLIAGVNRLTEVVFKVLSFVMKAAPLGAFGAMAYAIGKFGLSTLTSLGSLILLFYVTSILFVVVVLGTVLRAYVKLNIFQLFRYFKDEFFLVLGTSTAEPALPGLMRKLQFMGVERSTVGLVVPTGYSFNLDGAAIYLSLATLYIAQATDTALSVGQQLGLLAVMLLTSKGAAGVAGGGFIALTATLSTVGHVPAAGIMLIFGIDKFMSECRALVNFYGNAVATLFVATWEKGLDLPRARQVLAGEIVEVPASAHPSDHAARRPVPVEHSDTDPDPSPRSASSRL; from the coding sequence ATGACGCACACCCCGCACGAAGCGACACGGATCGCCGCGACGGCTCGGACCAAACCCTGGTACAGGCAGCTCTACATACAGGTGTTGGCCGCGATCGTGATCGGCATCGTGCTGGGGTGGCAGCGGCCGGATCTGGCCACCGCGATGGAGCCGATCGGCACCACCTTCATCGCCGCCATGAAGATGCTGATCGGGCCGATCGTCTTCCTGACCATCATCAGTGGCATCGCCGGGGTGGCCGATCTGAAGAAGGTGGGTCTCACCGGTCTCAAGGCCCTCACCTACTTCCAGGTGGGCACAATCGCCGCGCTGGCCACGGGACTTGTCGCCATCAACCTCTTCCGCCTGGGCGACGGCGTCCACGCCGATCCGTCCCGGCTGAACACTTCCGGGGACGCCGGTCAGTACATCCAGCAGGGCGAGCACCAGCAGTGGTGGGAGTTCCTCACCAACCTGGTGCCCCACAGCTTCTTCGGCGCCTTTGTCGAGGGCGACATCCTCCAGGTGATCTTCCTCGCGGTGATTTTCGGCATCGCCATCAAGTCGGTCGGCAAGGTCGGGGAACCACTCATCGCCGGCGTCAACCGCCTGACCGAGGTGGTCTTCAAGGTCCTGTCCTTCGTGATGAAGGCGGCACCGCTGGGCGCCTTCGGCGCCATGGCCTACGCCATCGGGAAGTTCGGCCTGTCCACGCTGACCAGCCTGGGCTCACTCATCCTGCTCTTCTACGTCACGTCCATCCTCTTCGTCGTCGTCGTGCTCGGCACGGTGCTGCGCGCTTACGTGAAGCTGAACATCTTCCAGCTCTTCCGCTACTTCAAGGACGAGTTCTTCCTCGTCCTCGGCACCTCCACGGCCGAACCGGCCCTGCCCGGACTGATGCGCAAGCTCCAGTTCATGGGGGTCGAACGGTCGACGGTGGGACTGGTGGTGCCGACCGGCTACAGCTTCAACCTCGACGGCGCCGCCATCTACCTCTCCCTCGCCACCCTCTACATCGCCCAGGCCACCGACACCGCGCTCTCGGTGGGCCAGCAGCTCGGGCTGCTGGCCGTCATGCTGCTCACGTCCAAGGGTGCGGCGGGAGTGGCCGGCGGCGGCTTCATCGCTCTGACCGCCACCCTGTCGACCGTCGGCCACGTACCGGCCGCCGGCATCATGCTGATCTTCGGCATCGACAAGTTCATGTCCGAGTGCCGGGCCCTGGTCAACTTCTACGGCAATGCCGTCGCGACGCTGTTCGTAGCCACCTGGGAGAAGGGCCTCGATCTTCCCCGCGCCCGGCAGGTGCTGGCAGGCGAGATCGTGGAAGTACCGGCCTCGGCGCACCCGTCCGACCACGCTGCGCGGCGCCCGGTGCCCGTGGAGCACTCGGACACCGATCCCGACCCCTCGCCCCGGTCAGCCTCGTCCCGCCTCTGA
- a CDS encoding RidA family protein — translation MSDIHARLKERGFRLPAPPKPNGNYLPFVRSGRQVLVAGQTSTSGGVLQYEGIVGVDLTVPQAQHAAALCALNALAIAGLACDGDFDRLRVLRLTGFVRCGSDFADTPLVMDGASELLVLALGERGRHVRAAVGVAALPRRSPVEIESTFEVDE, via the coding sequence TTGTCCGACATCCACGCCAGGCTGAAGGAACGCGGATTCCGTCTCCCCGCGCCGCCGAAGCCCAACGGCAACTACCTTCCCTTCGTCCGATCCGGCCGCCAGGTGCTGGTGGCGGGACAGACCTCGACGAGCGGCGGAGTGCTCCAGTACGAAGGGATCGTCGGCGTCGACCTCACCGTCCCGCAGGCTCAGCACGCCGCCGCTCTGTGTGCGCTCAACGCGCTGGCCATCGCCGGACTTGCCTGCGACGGCGACTTCGACCGGCTCCGGGTGCTGCGGCTCACGGGCTTCGTGCGGTGCGGTTCCGACTTCGCCGACACCCCGCTCGTCATGGACGGTGCCTCCGAGCTGCTCGTACTGGCCCTGGGGGAGCGAGGCCGCCATGTCCGGGCCGCGGTCGGGGTGGCCGCCCTGCCGCGCCGTTCGCCCGTCGAGATCGAGTCCACCTTCGAGGTGGACGAGTGA
- a CDS encoding SRPBCC family protein, with the protein MRRTDSARRMIPAPPAIVYGALVDRESLEAWLPPHGMSGRVERWDPRPGGGFRMVLTYLDAADNPGKTSGSTDVVEVGFAALVPPERVVQRAVFESDDPSYAGTMTMTWQLTATGDGTEVTVTATDVPPGIDQSVHEAGIASSLANLASYVEGSR; encoded by the coding sequence ATGCGGAGGACTGACAGCGCAAGGCGGATGATCCCGGCGCCGCCGGCGATCGTCTACGGCGCCCTCGTGGACCGTGAGTCGCTCGAGGCCTGGCTGCCGCCCCACGGCATGAGCGGGCGGGTGGAGCGGTGGGATCCTCGCCCCGGTGGTGGGTTTCGCATGGTTCTCACCTATCTCGACGCTGCCGACAACCCAGGCAAGACGTCCGGTTCGACGGATGTCGTCGAGGTCGGGTTTGCTGCCCTGGTGCCACCGGAGCGCGTGGTGCAGCGTGCGGTGTTCGAGTCCGACGACCCGTCGTACGCGGGCACCATGACGATGACCTGGCAGCTGACCGCCACGGGCGACGGGACCGAAGTGACCGTCACCGCCACGGATGTTCCACCCGGAATCGACCAATCGGTCCATGAGGCCGGGATCGCTTCCTCGCTGGCCAACCTGGCGTCGTACGTCGAAGGGTCTCGCTGA
- a CDS encoding helix-turn-helix domain-containing protein: MSNMVDPLVAQIAARIRVERERRRWTLAQLADASGVSRAMIHRIERGESSPTAAILGKLSAAFQLSVSSLFALAEGAAEAPADDASPDDGSEPGGVRRQGEAVQWTDPATGYRRRQITGLSFPTEVAEIRLPAGARVPYPAAAFAFLRQVVWVIDGHLTFHEGDEVHELDAGDTIELGEPSPRVFANTSAAECRYAVILARGTRP; encoded by the coding sequence ATGTCCAACATGGTAGACCCACTGGTGGCGCAGATCGCGGCTCGCATTCGCGTCGAGCGGGAGCGACGCCGGTGGACGCTGGCGCAGCTCGCCGACGCGTCGGGGGTGTCACGCGCCATGATCCACCGCATCGAGCGCGGGGAAAGCAGTCCCACCGCCGCGATCCTGGGCAAACTGTCCGCCGCCTTCCAGCTCAGCGTCTCCTCCTTGTTCGCCCTCGCCGAAGGCGCGGCCGAGGCACCGGCCGACGACGCGTCTCCCGACGACGGGAGCGAGCCCGGCGGGGTGCGCCGCCAGGGCGAGGCAGTGCAGTGGACCGATCCCGCCACTGGGTACCGCCGCCGTCAGATCACCGGACTGAGCTTCCCCACGGAGGTCGCCGAGATCCGCCTGCCCGCCGGTGCCCGGGTGCCGTATCCAGCCGCGGCCTTCGCGTTCCTGCGACAGGTCGTCTGGGTGATCGACGGGCACCTGACCTTCCACGAGGGCGATGAGGTGCATGAACTCGACGCCGGCGACACCATCGAACTGGGCGAACCCTCTCCACGCGTCTTCGCCAACACCAGCGCGGCCGAGTGCCGCTACGCCGTCATCCTGGCCCGGGGCACGAGGCCGTGA
- a CDS encoding GNAT family N-acetyltransferase, with amino-acid sequence MDLIYEKSGVAVTVRKARPHDAEAVRGIRNHAIEHSTALWTTRTQTSAEAAAWLTTHLNRDSAVVAEVDGEVAGFAVYGPWKDFDGFCHTVENSVYVREGLHGLGIGSALLTVLISGAREAGHHVVIAGIEASNTASIRLHERFGFQHAGTVREVGTKFGRWLDLTLMRLPLS; translated from the coding sequence ATGGATCTAATATACGAGAAGTCGGGGGTGGCGGTAACCGTCCGCAAGGCACGCCCTCACGACGCCGAGGCTGTGCGGGGCATCCGCAATCACGCGATCGAGCACTCCACGGCCCTCTGGACGACCAGAACCCAGACTTCCGCCGAAGCGGCCGCTTGGCTCACCACCCACCTGAACCGTGACTCCGCCGTCGTGGCCGAGGTCGATGGTGAGGTCGCCGGGTTCGCCGTCTACGGCCCGTGGAAGGACTTCGACGGGTTCTGTCACACGGTGGAGAATTCCGTCTACGTCCGCGAGGGGCTCCACGGGCTCGGCATCGGCTCCGCGCTGCTCACCGTACTCATCTCCGGCGCGCGCGAGGCCGGCCATCACGTGGTGATCGCCGGGATCGAGGCCAGCAACACGGCCTCGATCCGGCTGCATGAACGCTTCGGCTTCCAGCATGCCGGCACGGTGCGTGAGGTAGGGACCAAGTTCGGCCGGTGGCTGGACTTGACGCTCATGCGGCTTCCGCTGTCGTAA
- a CDS encoding hydrogenase maturation protein, with translation MHILLVASAFNSLTQRVHAELRDRGHTLDVHLASGDDALRDALGVCEPELVIAPMLKRAIPKDVWQKYTCLVVHPGPVGDRGPASLDWAISAGVDRWGVTVLQANGEMDAGDVWASVGFPVPRVGKSDLYRNEVSDAASEAVLLAVDRFASGVHAPQPQAQLRNRAAAGTRPSYPQNLRRIRWQRDSTETVLRKLRAADSSPGVLDELLGDEWHLHGGHPEDELKGRPGELLATRAGAICRATADGAVWIPELRPRRRPGEPRPFKLPAVQALAGRLPALPELSALPELSGLSESTFVPAADRERRTWADIRYREEGAVGFLSFSFPGGAMSTSHCRRLLDAYVAACSRPTAVLVLGGTRDFFSNGIHLNVIDAADDPGAESWANINAMNDLVEAILTTTDRLVVSALGGNAAAGGAMLALAADEVWCRAGVVLNPHYRLMGLYGSEYWTYTLPRRVGAEVADRLTQEALPVSASAGLRLGLVDRLVECCPQDFSDEVTRSAVRLAKSSGMQERIAAKKQTREREESIRPLSLYREAELSSMLRTFSDPDASYHALRRAFVRKQPPAEPPSHLIRVGATGR, from the coding sequence GTGCACATTCTGCTGGTGGCGAGCGCGTTCAACAGCCTCACTCAGCGTGTCCACGCCGAGTTGCGGGACCGAGGCCACACCCTGGACGTGCATCTGGCTTCCGGCGACGACGCACTGCGCGACGCACTCGGCGTCTGTGAGCCGGAGCTGGTCATCGCGCCCATGCTGAAGAGGGCCATCCCCAAGGACGTGTGGCAGAAGTACACATGCCTCGTCGTTCACCCCGGCCCCGTCGGCGATCGAGGCCCCGCCTCGCTCGACTGGGCGATCAGCGCGGGCGTGGACCGTTGGGGCGTCACCGTGCTCCAGGCCAACGGGGAGATGGACGCCGGCGACGTGTGGGCGTCGGTCGGCTTCCCGGTACCTCGGGTCGGAAAGAGTGACCTGTACCGGAACGAGGTGTCGGACGCCGCGTCGGAAGCGGTGCTCCTGGCTGTCGACCGGTTCGCCTCGGGCGTCCACGCGCCCCAGCCCCAGGCTCAGTTGCGGAACAGGGCGGCGGCAGGAACCCGCCCCTCCTACCCCCAGAACCTGCGGCGCATCCGCTGGCAGCGGGACAGTACCGAGACCGTGCTGCGCAAGCTGCGCGCCGCCGACTCGTCCCCAGGTGTGCTGGACGAACTCCTGGGCGATGAGTGGCACTTGCACGGGGGCCACCCGGAGGATGAGCTGAAAGGGCGTCCCGGGGAACTGCTCGCCACCAGGGCAGGCGCGATCTGCCGGGCGACAGCAGACGGCGCCGTGTGGATTCCCGAACTGAGGCCACGCCGCAGACCGGGGGAGCCCAGGCCGTTCAAGCTGCCCGCGGTTCAGGCCCTCGCCGGCCGACTACCCGCGCTTCCCGAGCTGTCAGCCCTTCCCGAGCTGTCCGGGCTCTCCGAAAGCACCTTCGTGCCTGCCGCGGACCGTGAACGGCGCACCTGGGCCGACATCCGCTATCGCGAGGAGGGGGCGGTCGGCTTCCTGTCCTTCTCCTTTCCCGGCGGTGCCATGAGCACATCGCACTGCCGGCGCCTGCTCGACGCCTACGTGGCCGCCTGCTCGCGGCCCACTGCCGTGCTCGTCCTCGGCGGCACCCGGGACTTCTTCTCCAACGGCATCCATCTGAACGTGATTGACGCGGCCGACGATCCGGGCGCCGAGTCCTGGGCCAACATCAACGCGATGAACGACCTGGTCGAGGCCATCCTGACCACCACCGACCGGCTGGTGGTCAGTGCCCTGGGCGGTAATGCCGCCGCCGGCGGGGCCATGCTGGCGCTCGCCGCGGACGAGGTGTGGTGCCGTGCGGGCGTGGTGCTGAACCCGCATTACCGCCTGATGGGGCTGTACGGGTCGGAGTACTGGACGTACACGCTGCCGCGCCGCGTGGGCGCCGAGGTGGCCGACCGCCTGACGCAGGAGGCGCTGCCGGTGAGCGCGTCGGCGGGGTTGCGGCTGGGCCTGGTGGACCGGCTGGTCGAATGTTGCCCGCAGGACTTCTCGGACGAGGTGACCCGTTCGGCCGTACGGCTCGCCAAGTCCTCCGGGATGCAGGAGCGCATCGCGGCGAAGAAGCAGACGCGGGAGCGGGAGGAGTCCATCAGGCCGCTGTCCCTGTACCGGGAAGCGGAGCTCTCCAGCATGCTGCGTACCTTTTCGGATCCCGATGCTTCGTACCACGCGTTGCGGCGTGCGTTCGTCCGCAAGCAGCCGCCCGCGGAGCCGCCGTCCCACCTGATCCGCGTAGGTGCGACGGGTCGGTGA
- a CDS encoding hydrogenase expression protein HypE, with translation MDAAASTVVDSDVPGTPAEDESPTIHILWINAGLSCDGDSVSLTAAMQPSIEEIVLGVLPGLPKIAVHWPLIDFECGPVGGADTFIEWFFKGERGEIDPFVLVVEGSIPNEAIKPEGYWCGFGDDPETGQPITTSEWIDRLAPKALAVVAIGTCATYGGIHAMEGNPTGAMGVPDYLGWDWKSQAGIPIVCVPGCPIQPDNFSETLTYLLYQAAGSAPMIPLDDKLRPAWLFGATVHEGCDRAGYYEQGQFASTYDSPKCLVKLGCWGPVVKCNVPKRGWMNGIGGCPNVGGICIACTMPGFPDKFMPFMDEPPGGKLSSAASGAYGSVIRKLRSITAKTVDKEPKWRHRADELTTGYRPPW, from the coding sequence ATGGATGCAGCAGCGTCGACCGTGGTCGATTCCGACGTACCCGGCACGCCCGCAGAAGACGAATCCCCGACGATTCACATCCTCTGGATCAACGCGGGACTGAGCTGCGACGGCGACTCGGTGTCCCTGACAGCCGCCATGCAGCCGAGTATCGAGGAGATCGTGCTCGGCGTGCTTCCCGGCCTGCCGAAGATCGCCGTCCACTGGCCGCTGATCGACTTCGAATGCGGGCCGGTAGGTGGCGCGGACACCTTCATCGAGTGGTTCTTCAAGGGGGAGCGCGGCGAGATCGACCCGTTCGTGCTGGTCGTCGAGGGGTCCATCCCCAACGAGGCCATCAAGCCCGAGGGTTACTGGTGCGGGTTCGGTGACGATCCCGAAACGGGCCAGCCGATCACGACGAGTGAGTGGATCGACCGGCTCGCGCCGAAGGCGCTTGCCGTCGTCGCCATCGGGACGTGCGCCACGTACGGCGGCATCCACGCGATGGAGGGCAACCCGACCGGTGCCATGGGCGTCCCCGACTACCTCGGCTGGGACTGGAAGTCCCAGGCGGGCATCCCGATCGTGTGCGTACCGGGATGTCCGATCCAGCCGGACAACTTCTCCGAGACCCTGACCTACCTGCTCTACCAGGCGGCAGGGTCGGCTCCGATGATTCCGCTGGACGACAAGCTCCGTCCGGCATGGCTGTTCGGGGCCACCGTCCACGAGGGCTGCGACCGCGCCGGCTACTACGAGCAGGGCCAGTTCGCCAGCACCTACGACTCGCCCAAGTGCCTGGTAAAACTCGGCTGCTGGGGCCCTGTCGTCAAGTGCAACGTGCCCAAGCGTGGCTGGATGAACGGCATCGGAGGCTGTCCGAACGTCGGCGGCATCTGCATCGCCTGCACCATGCCCGGCTTCCCCGACAAGTTCATGCCGTTCATGGACGAGCCGCCCGGCGGCAAGCTGTCCAGCGCGGCGAGCGGCGCGTACGGATCGGTGATCCGAAAGCTCCGCTCCATCACGGCCAAGACCGTGGACAAGGAGCCGAAGTGGCGCCACCGGGCCGACGAGCTGACGACCGGATACCGGCCGCCGTGGTGA
- a CDS encoding nickel-dependent hydrogenase large subunit, which yields MASKTKTDSNGLVEMSWDPITRIVGSLGIHTKIDFKQKRVAECYSTSSVFRGYSVFMRGKDPRDAHFITSRICGICGDNHATCSVYAQNMAYGVKPPHLAEWIINLGESAEYMFDHNIFQENLVGVDYCEKMVRETNPGVLELAERTEAPHAAEHGYRTIADIMRSLNPIEGEFYREALQVSRYTREMFCLMEGRHVHPSTLYPGGVGTIASVQLFTDYMSRLMRYVEFMKRVVPLHDDLFDFFYEALPGYEEVGRRRVLLGCWGALNDPEYCDFTYANMTDWGRKMFVTPGIIVDGKLVTNDLTEINLGIRILLGSSYYEDWQGKEQFVTHDPLGNPVDPRHPWNQHTIPAPQKRDFEGNYSWVMSPRWFDGKDYLALDTGGGPIARLWSTALSGLVDTDYVKATGNSVVITLPRTMTKPETRFEWKIPKWSNALERNRARTYFQAYAAAIALHCAEKGLAEVRAGRTQTWEKFEVPDEGLGVGFTEAVRGVLSHHMVIRDGKIANYHPYPPTPWNASVRDTYGTPGPYEDAVQNTPIFEENTPENFKGIDIMRAVRSFDPCLPCGVHMYVGGGKTVQKMHVPTGLSGLAG from the coding sequence ATGGCATCGAAGACGAAGACCGACAGCAACGGCCTGGTGGAGATGTCCTGGGATCCGATCACCCGGATCGTGGGAAGCCTCGGCATCCACACCAAGATCGACTTCAAGCAGAAGCGGGTGGCGGAGTGCTACAGCACGTCGTCGGTCTTCCGCGGCTACAGCGTCTTCATGCGGGGCAAGGACCCTCGTGACGCGCACTTCATCACCAGCCGTATCTGCGGGATCTGCGGCGACAACCACGCCACGTGCTCGGTGTACGCCCAGAACATGGCGTACGGAGTGAAGCCGCCGCACCTCGCCGAGTGGATCATCAACCTCGGAGAGTCCGCCGAGTACATGTTCGACCACAACATCTTCCAGGAGAACCTGGTAGGGGTCGACTACTGCGAGAAGATGGTCCGCGAGACCAATCCCGGCGTTCTGGAACTCGCCGAACGCACCGAGGCGCCGCACGCGGCAGAGCACGGCTACCGCACGATCGCCGACATCATGCGCTCCCTCAACCCGATCGAGGGCGAGTTCTACCGCGAGGCCCTCCAGGTCAGCCGCTACACGCGCGAGATGTTCTGTCTCATGGAGGGCCGCCATGTGCACCCCTCCACGCTCTACCCGGGCGGCGTCGGCACCATCGCCTCCGTCCAGCTCTTCACCGACTACATGAGCCGCCTCATGCGCTACGTGGAGTTCATGAAGCGTGTAGTGCCCCTGCACGACGACCTGTTCGACTTCTTCTACGAGGCCCTGCCCGGGTACGAGGAAGTAGGCCGCCGCCGTGTGCTGCTCGGCTGCTGGGGCGCGCTCAACGACCCCGAGTACTGCGACTTCACGTACGCCAACATGACCGACTGGGGACGGAAGATGTTCGTCACCCCGGGCATCATCGTGGACGGCAAACTCGTCACCAACGACCTCACCGAGATCAACCTGGGCATCCGTATCCTGCTCGGCAGTTCGTACTACGAGGACTGGCAGGGCAAGGAGCAGTTCGTCACCCACGACCCGCTCGGCAACCCGGTCGACCCGCGCCACCCCTGGAACCAGCACACGATCCCGGCCCCCCAGAAGCGCGACTTCGAGGGCAACTACAGCTGGGTGATGTCGCCTCGCTGGTTCGACGGCAAGGACTACCTGGCGCTCGACACAGGCGGCGGCCCCATCGCCCGGCTGTGGTCGACCGCGCTGTCGGGACTCGTCGACACCGACTACGTCAAGGCCACCGGCAACAGCGTCGTCATCACCCTGCCCCGCACGATGACCAAGCCCGAGACGCGCTTCGAGTGGAAGATCCCGAAGTGGAGCAACGCGCTGGAGCGCAACCGGGCCCGCACCTACTTCCAGGCCTACGCCGCCGCCATCGCGCTGCACTGCGCCGAGAAGGGCCTGGCGGAGGTCCGCGCCGGGCGTACCCAGACCTGGGAGAAGTTCGAGGTGCCGGACGAGGGCCTGGGCGTCGGCTTCACCGAGGCGGTACGCGGAGTCCTGTCCCATCACATGGTGATCCGCGACGGAAAGATCGCCAACTACCATCCCTATCCGCCGACTCCGTGGAACGCCAGCGTGCGGGACACCTACGGGACCCCGGGCCCGTACGAGGACGCCGTGCAGAACACACCGATCTTCGAGGAGAACACCCCGGAGAACTTCAAGGGCATCGACATCATGCGGGCGGTGCGCAGCTTCGACCCCTGTCTGCCCTGCGGTGTCCACATGTACGTCGGCGGCGGCAAGACCGTGCAGAAGATGCACGTGCCGACCGGACTGAGCGGCCTGGCCGGATGA
- a CDS encoding NifU family protein, with the protein MSASTTTAQPSGATAANAEEAGRRVEEIIDHLTAEGDSEAAGAAEELVRVLMDFYGTGLARMVSLLETPKSKGDPFAALLDDAVVTSLLVLHDLHPEETSTRIARALDSVRSHPVELVSFDETTGTLHLRSAESSGCGCASTAAAGRQEVEAALSCFAPEVTTVEIEGAAPSQEPPLLQISRSPSGALGSAPASPKTP; encoded by the coding sequence ATGAGCGCGTCCACCACCACGGCTCAGCCGTCCGGCGCAACGGCGGCGAACGCGGAGGAGGCCGGCCGGCGGGTCGAAGAGATCATCGACCACCTGACCGCCGAGGGTGACTCCGAGGCCGCAGGCGCGGCCGAGGAACTGGTGCGCGTACTGATGGACTTCTACGGCACAGGCCTGGCGCGCATGGTCTCGCTGCTCGAAACCCCCAAGTCCAAGGGCGACCCGTTCGCCGCGCTACTCGACGACGCCGTGGTCACCAGCCTGCTGGTCCTGCACGACCTGCACCCGGAGGAGACCTCCACACGCATCGCCCGCGCCTTGGACAGCGTGCGCAGCCATCCTGTCGAGCTTGTGAGCTTCGACGAAACCACCGGCACGTTGCACCTGCGCTCCGCGGAGAGCTCGGGCTGCGGCTGCGCGAGCACCGCCGCCGCCGGCCGGCAGGAGGTGGAGGCTGCCCTCTCCTGTTTCGCGCCGGAAGTGACGACGGTCGAGATCGAGGGGGCGGCGCCCTCGCAGGAACCCCCTCTGCTGCAGATCTCGCGGTCGCCCTCCGGTGCACTCGGCAGCGCACCCGCCTCGCCGAAGACGCCATGA
- a CDS encoding DUF5947 family protein: MSTPHERTRPPASGLRRFAAPRTSRPEVCELCGAPIDDGNHRHMVDTANRSLACACTPCAMLFEQSGAGGGRFRTVPDRYLADPDHGLDPGVWELLQIPVSVAFFFRNASLDRLVALYPSPAGATESELDPSTWQTALGNSRLAELLEPDVEALLLRRVEERTECYLVPVDICYELVGRMRMLWQGFDGGAEARADLTAFFDHIAQRAGTPEEARRR; encoded by the coding sequence ATGAGCACGCCACACGAGCGGACTCGTCCGCCTGCATCGGGGCTTCGGCGGTTCGCCGCGCCGCGCACGTCTCGGCCCGAGGTGTGCGAACTGTGCGGCGCGCCGATCGACGACGGCAACCACCGGCACATGGTCGACACCGCGAACCGCTCCCTCGCCTGCGCCTGCACACCGTGCGCCATGCTCTTCGAGCAGAGCGGCGCGGGCGGCGGGAGGTTCCGCACCGTCCCGGACCGCTATCTGGCAGACCCGGACCACGGACTCGACCCGGGTGTCTGGGAGCTCCTGCAGATCCCGGTCAGTGTCGCGTTCTTCTTCCGCAATGCCTCGCTGGACAGACTCGTCGCGCTCTACCCCAGCCCGGCCGGCGCCACCGAGAGCGAACTCGACCCGTCCACCTGGCAGACCGCGCTCGGGAACAGCCGCCTGGCCGAACTGCTCGAACCCGACGTGGAGGCTCTGCTCCTGCGCCGGGTCGAGGAACGGACCGAGTGCTATCTCGTGCCGGTCGACATCTGCTACGAACTCGTCGGACGGATGCGTATGTTGTGGCAGGGCTTCGACGGCGGGGCGGAGGCCCGCGCCGATCTGACCGCGTTCTTCGACCACATCGCGCAGCGGGCCGGAACACCGGAGGAGGCGCGCCGCCGATGA
- a CDS encoding DUF6084 family protein, giving the protein MTEFSFSCVGVRADQYAAGPTLVFRLRVNASEQTRVHALALRCQMRIEPARRGYDAEEADGLHDLFGERARWGSTLQPLQFAQISLMVPSFTGQKEVDLVVPCTYDMDVASTRYFHALSSGDVPLLMLFSGTAFTGDGGFHVEPVPWDREAPYLMPVKVWHEMIDQHFPGAGWVRLPRDTMDDLLEFRSRRALSSWEATVRTLLDSAAADALSQTSERSAP; this is encoded by the coding sequence ATGACGGAGTTCTCGTTCTCCTGCGTCGGAGTCCGCGCCGACCAGTACGCCGCCGGCCCCACTCTGGTCTTCCGGCTGCGCGTCAACGCTTCCGAGCAGACACGCGTGCACGCGCTCGCCCTGCGCTGCCAGATGCGCATCGAACCTGCCAGACGCGGCTACGACGCCGAAGAGGCCGACGGACTGCATGACCTCTTCGGCGAGCGAGCCCGCTGGGGCAGCACCCTCCAGCCGTTGCAGTTCGCGCAGATCTCCCTGATGGTCCCCAGCTTCACCGGGCAGAAGGAGGTCGACCTGGTCGTGCCCTGCACGTACGACATGGACGTCGCCTCCACGCGCTACTTCCACGCCCTGTCCAGTGGTGACGTGCCGCTCCTCATGCTCTTCTCCGGGACCGCGTTCACCGGGGACGGAGGCTTCCACGTCGAACCCGTGCCCTGGGATCGCGAGGCCCCGTACCTCATGCCGGTCAAGGTGTGGCACGAGATGATCGACCAGCACTTCCCGGGTGCCGGCTGGGTGAGGCTGCCCCGCGACACCATGGACGACCTGCTGGAGTTCCGTTCGCGGCGGGCGCTGTCCTCCTGGGAGGCGACGGTGCGCACCCTTCTGGATTCCGCTGCGGCGGACGCTCTGTCCCAGACCAGTGAGAGGTCGGCGCCGTGA
- a CDS encoding hydrogenase maturation protease → MTEDCKTGARTLVAGVGNIFLGDDGFGVETVRVLATHRLPAHVEVVDIGVRGVHLAYQLLDGYDTLVLVDATARGGDPGTVYRIDVDSPGDIAPQGPVLDGHHMSPDAVLALLETLCSGTGGTPPGRTVVVGCEPASLEEGIGLSAPVAAAVPEAVRVIQEIVREEQAPVVGTAAREAGK, encoded by the coding sequence GTGACCGAGGACTGCAAGACCGGCGCTCGCACACTCGTCGCCGGCGTGGGGAACATCTTTCTCGGCGACGACGGATTCGGCGTCGAGACGGTGCGCGTACTGGCCACACACCGACTTCCCGCTCACGTCGAGGTCGTGGACATCGGCGTTCGGGGAGTGCACCTCGCGTACCAACTGCTCGACGGATACGACACGTTGGTGCTCGTCGATGCCACCGCCCGCGGCGGTGACCCCGGAACGGTCTACCGCATCGACGTCGACTCGCCCGGTGACATCGCGCCGCAAGGACCCGTGCTCGACGGCCACCACATGTCACCTGACGCGGTCCTGGCCCTGCTGGAGACCCTCTGCTCCGGGACGGGCGGGACACCACCCGGCCGCACCGTGGTGGTTGGCTGCGAGCCTGCCTCACTCGAGGAAGGCATCGGCCTGAGTGCTCCGGTGGCCGCCGCAGTTCCCGAAGCTGTACGTGTGATCCAGGAGATCGTGCGTGAGGAGCAGGCGCCCGTGGTAGGGACCGCCGCTCGTGAGGCCGGTAAGTGA